From the genome of Carassius gibelio isolate Cgi1373 ecotype wild population from Czech Republic chromosome B10, carGib1.2-hapl.c, whole genome shotgun sequence, one region includes:
- the LOC127966827 gene encoding synaptobrevin homolog YKT6 → MPLILLAVSRFSSSLGCFTHSRNTMKLYSLSILYKGSTKANLLKAAYDLSSFSFFQRSSVQEFMTFTSALIVERSSLGTRATIKEQEYLCHVYVRNDSLGAVVIADSEYPSRVCFTLLDKVLDEFSRQVNSTDWPSGSPATVHYTALDSHLAKYQNPREADAMTKVQAELDETKIILHNTMESLLERGEKLDDLVQKSEHLGNQSKAFYKTARKQNSCCEIM, encoded by the exons ATGCCACTGATATT ATTAGCTGTTAGCAGATTTAGCTCCAGTCTTGGCTGTTTTACACACAGCAG AAACACCATGAAACTCTACAGTCTGAGCATCTTGTATAAAGGCTCGACGAAGGCCAACCTGCTGAAGGCGGCGTATGATCTGTCATCATTCAGTTTCTTCCAGAGATCCAG TGTACAGGAGTTTATGACGTTCACCAGTGCGCTGATTGTTGAGCGTTCATCATTAGGAACACGTGCAACTATCAAAGAGCAAG AGTACTTGTGTCACGTGTACGTGCGAAATGACAGTCTCGGTGCTGTTGTGATCGCAGACAGTGAATATCCCTCCAGAGTCTGCTTCACTTTACTTGATAAG GTGCTGGATGAGTTCTCCAGACAGGTCAACAGTACAGACTGGCCGTCTGGTTCTCCAGCCACCGTTCACTACACAGCACTGGACAGTCATCTGGCTAAATACCAG AATCCACGTGAGGCTGACGCTATGACCAAAGTGCAAGCAGAACTGGATGAAACCAAAATTATTTTG CACAACACAATGGAGTCACTTCTGGAGAGAGGCGAGAAGCTGGATGATTTAGTTCAGAAATCTGAGCATCTGGGAAACCAATCAAAAGCCTTTTATAAAACG gcACGCAAGCAGAACTCGTGCTGTGAGATCATGTGA